A region from the Streptomyces tsukubensis genome encodes:
- a CDS encoding styrene monooxygenase/indole monooxygenase family protein, whose amino-acid sequence MRKILIVGAGQSGLQLALGLQSQGYEVTLMSNRTPDEIRSGRVMSTQCMFHTALQHERDLDINFWESQAPRIEGLGVSVAGPPAPDAPEGPSPRIVDWVGKLDGYAQSVDQRVKMAGWMETFAQRGGQLVIHGAAVSDLDFFARTYDLVLVSAGKGELVTMFGRDASRSPYDSPQRALAVTYVHGLGPRPEHPDYDAIRCNLVPGVGELFVMPTLTTSGRADILFWEGIPGGPLDVFTGVKDPAQHLALTLELMKRFTPWEYARAGKVELTDGGGTLAGRYAPVVRGPVGRLPSGGVVLGVADVVVANDPITGQGSNSASKCAASYLDSIVEHGDRPFDETWMRNTFERYWATAQHVTKWTNAMLAPPPEHVLQLIGAAGQLQPVADRFANGFDNPADFENFFYDPEKAGAYLSSFGG is encoded by the coding sequence ATGCGGAAGATACTCATAGTCGGAGCCGGACAGTCCGGGCTCCAGCTCGCCCTCGGCCTCCAGTCCCAGGGCTACGAGGTCACGCTGATGTCCAACCGCACCCCCGACGAGATCCGGTCCGGCCGGGTCATGTCGACGCAGTGCATGTTCCACACCGCGCTCCAGCACGAGCGGGACCTGGACATCAACTTCTGGGAGTCCCAGGCCCCCAGGATCGAAGGCCTCGGCGTCTCCGTCGCCGGACCCCCGGCACCGGACGCCCCCGAGGGCCCGTCGCCGCGGATCGTCGACTGGGTGGGGAAACTGGACGGATACGCCCAGTCCGTGGACCAGCGGGTCAAGATGGCCGGCTGGATGGAGACCTTCGCCCAGCGCGGCGGACAGCTCGTCATCCACGGCGCGGCCGTTTCCGACCTGGACTTCTTCGCCCGGACCTATGATCTGGTGCTGGTCTCGGCGGGCAAGGGCGAGCTGGTGACGATGTTCGGCCGGGACGCGTCCCGTTCGCCGTACGACAGCCCGCAGCGCGCCCTGGCCGTCACCTATGTCCACGGCCTCGGGCCGCGCCCCGAACACCCGGACTACGACGCGATCCGCTGCAATCTGGTGCCCGGCGTCGGCGAGCTGTTCGTGATGCCGACGCTCACCACCTCCGGGCGCGCCGACATCCTCTTCTGGGAGGGCATCCCCGGCGGCCCCCTCGACGTCTTCACGGGCGTCAAGGACCCGGCGCAGCACCTGGCGCTGACCCTGGAGCTGATGAAGCGCTTCACCCCCTGGGAGTACGCGCGGGCCGGCAAGGTCGAACTGACCGACGGCGGCGGCACCCTCGCCGGACGGTACGCCCCGGTGGTCCGGGGGCCCGTCGGCCGGCTGCCCTCCGGCGGAGTGGTCCTCGGGGTCGCGGATGTGGTCGTCGCCAACGACCCCATCACGGGACAGGGCTCCAACTCGGCGTCCAAGTGCGCCGCGTCCTATCTGGACTCCATCGTGGAGCACGGCGACCGGCCGTTCGACGAGACCTGGATGCGGAACACCTTCGAGCGGTACTGGGCCACCGCGCAGCACGTCACCAAGTGGACGAACGCGATGCTGGCGCCGCCGCCGGAGCATGTGCTCCAGCTGATCGGGGCCGCGGGACAGCTGCAGCCGGTCGCCGACCGGTTCGCGAACGGCTTCGACAACCCCGCCGACTTCGAGAACTTCTTCTACGACCCGGAGAAGGCGGGAGCCTATCTGTCGTCCTTCGGCGGATAG
- a CDS encoding C40 family peptidase — protein MSGRMLRAVCTAALAAVTTVTAVPVPAASAGTFLRAGAAPALPAVPEPEAPAATVPEMLTRLGALYREAEAAATAYTAAESRLTAQRAETARLGRELTAARDALTAGRDAAGRLAREQYRGHSDLSMSLRLLLARDPQAALDQGHLLRRAAADRLASLDRLAARTQRAEHLAGAARAALDAERALAAEQQRARETADERLAAVEEALSALTPEQLDGITSPESQARLAGSGALGAPSHGTDGTDGANGALAPRPTAEGERAVRYAVEQIGKPYEWGARGPDAYDCSGLTSEAWSSAGRAIPRTSQEQWRELPRVPVGQLRPGDLVVYFAGATHVGLYLGDGRVVHAPRPGAAVKVSPLAANPVLGAVRPDPGGAPLAEYTPPEIPEAATDGPDAGYSSTEAP, from the coding sequence GTGTCAGGCAGGATGCTCCGCGCGGTGTGTACGGCCGCGCTCGCGGCGGTCACGACGGTCACGGCCGTCCCGGTGCCCGCCGCCTCCGCCGGAACGTTCCTCCGGGCCGGTGCCGCGCCCGCGCTGCCCGCCGTGCCGGAGCCGGAGGCCCCCGCGGCCACCGTCCCCGAGATGCTCACCCGCCTCGGCGCCCTCTACCGCGAGGCGGAGGCCGCGGCCACCGCGTACACCGCCGCCGAGAGCAGGCTCACCGCCCAGCGTGCCGAGACCGCACGGCTGGGGCGGGAGCTGACCGCCGCCCGGGACGCGCTCACGGCGGGCCGGGACGCGGCGGGCCGGCTGGCCCGGGAGCAGTACCGGGGGCATTCGGATCTGTCGATGTCCCTGCGGCTGCTGCTCGCCCGGGATCCGCAGGCCGCCCTGGACCAGGGGCATCTGCTGCGGCGGGCGGCGGCGGACCGGCTGGCCTCGCTGGACCGGCTCGCGGCCCGGACGCAGCGGGCGGAGCACCTGGCCGGTGCGGCCAGGGCGGCACTCGATGCGGAGCGCGCCCTCGCGGCCGAGCAGCAGCGGGCCCGGGAGACCGCGGACGAGCGGCTCGCCGCCGTCGAGGAGGCCCTCTCCGCGCTCACCCCGGAGCAGCTCGACGGCATCACCTCGCCCGAATCGCAGGCCCGGCTCGCCGGTTCGGGAGCACTGGGCGCGCCCTCCCACGGCACAGACGGCACCGACGGCGCGAACGGCGCGCTCGCCCCGCGGCCGACGGCGGAGGGCGAGCGGGCGGTGCGGTACGCGGTGGAGCAGATCGGCAAGCCGTACGAGTGGGGTGCCCGGGGCCCGGACGCGTACGACTGCTCCGGACTGACCTCCGAGGCCTGGTCGTCGGCCGGGCGGGCGATCCCGCGGACCAGCCAGGAGCAGTGGCGGGAGCTGCCGCGGGTGCCCGTCGGGCAGCTGCGGCCCGGTGATCTGGTGGTGTACTTCGCCGGGGCCACGCATGTCGGCCTCTATCTCGGGGACGGGCGGGTGGTCCACGCCCCGCGCCCCGGCGCCGCGGTCAAGGTGTCCCCGCTCGCGGCCAATCCGGTGCTGGGCGCGGTCCGTCCCGATCCCGGGGGCGCCCCGCTGGCGGAGTACACCCCGCCTGAGATTCCGGAGGCCGCGACGGACGGCCCGGACGCGGGCTACTCCTCCACGGAGGCACCCTGA
- a CDS encoding helix-turn-helix domain-containing protein, with amino-acid sequence MATTVGVIGPEDLVHKVLVVGTECGVRRLRPYVCPRDDDTGRTAALARAETDALLFTGIVPYSVATAAGPLDRPAMYVPYSGATLLRTLVELLRLGHDVSRISIDTLGRAEVAETLTEAMLPTEHVQVLPYRPGLTSHDLADFHRDARDRRGARVAVTCAGSAYRLLEHELHAVRLSPSRHSIRAALQALLLATAGAHSGDAQVALGIVEVEPGPDLARELRMLGGSLAELPDGRPLVVTTKGVLEEVTAGFTRLPFLDGLAARCGTVRIGFGLGRTAAEAEALAARAVARARAVGTAAAVVCPRDGVDIVIGRGPAGEREDGGGADALARRTGLRQRTLDSLRALAAEGPDDCLTAHLVAERLDVQQRTARRILKRLERAGVAVPTVRREEGRTGRPPTVYRVRL; translated from the coding sequence ATGGCGACGACGGTCGGCGTGATCGGCCCCGAGGACCTCGTGCACAAGGTCCTCGTGGTGGGCACCGAATGCGGGGTGCGGCGGCTCCGGCCGTACGTCTGCCCGCGTGACGACGACACCGGGCGGACGGCCGCCCTGGCCCGGGCCGAGACGGACGCGCTGCTGTTCACCGGGATCGTCCCGTACTCGGTCGCGACGGCGGCCGGGCCGCTGGACCGGCCCGCGATGTACGTCCCGTACAGCGGGGCGACCCTGCTGCGGACCCTGGTGGAACTGCTCCGCCTGGGCCACGACGTCTCCCGGATCTCCATCGACACGCTCGGCCGTGCCGAGGTCGCGGAGACCCTCACGGAGGCGATGCTGCCCACCGAGCACGTCCAGGTGCTGCCGTACCGTCCGGGGCTGACCTCCCACGATCTCGCGGACTTCCACCGCGACGCCCGGGACCGCAGGGGCGCGCGGGTGGCGGTGACCTGTGCCGGGTCGGCGTACCGGCTGCTGGAACACGAACTGCACGCGGTACGGCTCTCCCCGTCGCGGCACTCCATCCGCGCCGCGCTCCAGGCGCTGCTGCTGGCCACGGCAGGGGCGCACAGCGGGGACGCGCAGGTGGCGCTGGGCATCGTGGAGGTGGAGCCCGGCCCGGATCTCGCCCGGGAGCTGCGGATGCTCGGCGGCAGCCTGGCCGAACTGCCCGACGGGAGGCCGCTGGTCGTCACCACGAAGGGCGTTCTGGAGGAGGTGACGGCAGGCTTCACCCGTCTCCCGTTCCTCGACGGCCTCGCCGCCCGCTGCGGCACGGTCCGGATCGGTTTCGGTCTCGGGCGGACGGCCGCGGAGGCCGAGGCACTGGCCGCGCGCGCGGTCGCCCGGGCCCGGGCCGTCGGTACGGCGGCCGCCGTGGTCTGCCCGAGGGACGGCGTCGACATCGTGATCGGCCGCGGTCCCGCCGGGGAGCGGGAGGACGGCGGCGGGGCCGACGCGCTGGCCCGCCGGACCGGCCTCCGCCAGAGGACCCTGGACAGTCTCCGGGCCCTCGCGGCCGAGGGGCCGGATGACTGCCTCACCGCCCATCTGGTCGCCGAGCGCCTCGACGTCCAGCAGCGCACCGCACGCCGCATCCTCAAACGCCTCGAACGCGCCGGGGTCGCGGTGCCCACCGTCCGGCGCGAGGAGGGCCGCACGGGCCGCCCCCCGACCGTCTACCGGGTCCGGCTCTGA
- a CDS encoding TetR/AcrR family transcriptional regulator has product MTSSAPVTRAYRRLSVEQRRAQLLTAALDLFAHRPPEDVSLDDVAEAAGVSRPLVYRYFPGGKQQLYEAALRSAADELESCFAERHPGPPGERMARVMDRYLAFVDSHDAGFSALLRGGSAAESSRTTAIVDEVRRAAADRILRDLGTERPGPRLRMTVRMWIAAVEAASLMWLDEQKRPPAPELRDWLVDQLLALLAATGARDAETGRLVGALVAQEPPDGRVGALALRLAPLLGAGEGVS; this is encoded by the coding sequence ATGACCAGTTCCGCGCCGGTGACCCGTGCCTACCGGCGGCTCAGCGTCGAACAGCGCCGCGCCCAACTGCTCACGGCGGCCCTGGACCTCTTCGCCCACCGGCCGCCCGAGGACGTGTCCCTCGACGACGTCGCCGAGGCCGCGGGGGTCTCCCGCCCGCTCGTCTACCGCTACTTCCCGGGCGGAAAGCAGCAGTTGTACGAGGCCGCCCTGCGCTCGGCCGCCGACGAGCTGGAGTCCTGCTTCGCTGAACGGCACCCGGGTCCGCCCGGTGAGCGGATGGCCCGGGTGATGGACCGCTATCTGGCCTTCGTCGACTCGCACGACGCCGGGTTCAGCGCGCTGCTGCGCGGCGGCAGCGCCGCGGAGTCCTCCCGGACGACCGCGATCGTCGACGAGGTCCGCCGGGCGGCGGCCGACCGGATCCTGCGCGATCTCGGCACCGAACGGCCGGGCCCGAGGCTGCGGATGACGGTCCGGATGTGGATCGCGGCCGTGGAGGCGGCTTCCCTGATGTGGCTGGACGAGCAGAAGCGGCCGCCCGCACCGGAGCTGCGCGACTGGCTGGTGGACCAGTTGCTGGCGCTGCTGGCCGCCACCGGGGCCCGGGACGCCGAGACCGGGCGGCTGGTCGGCGCGCTGGTGGCGCAGGAGCCGCCGGACGGCCGGGTCGGCGCCCTCGCCCTCCGGCTGGCCCCCCTGCTCGGGGCGGGTGAAGGAGTGTCCTGA
- a CDS encoding AurF N-oxygenase family protein gives MTTVTGRPPRQTHDALGPLRDREEVARKLLAASARHSFDPDRDLDWDAPLTADGWYWPPELVSLYDTPLWRRMSGEQRRELSRHEVASLCSLGIWFEIILTQLLARHIYDKPLTSHHVRYALTEIADEARHSMMFARLIGKLGTPDYPVPRRYHHLARFLKTVSTPSGTFAATLIGEEILDWMQRLTFPDERVQPLVRGVTRIHVVEEARHVRYAREELRRRMVSAPRWERGLSRISAGETAFVFSVCFISPAAYANAGLDPHEAVAQVRASGHRREVMQSGARRLTDFFDDIGLLHGPGRRLWRASGLLA, from the coding sequence ATGACGACCGTGACCGGCCGCCCTCCGCGGCAGACCCATGACGCCCTCGGTCCCCTGCGGGACCGCGAGGAGGTCGCGCGGAAGCTGCTCGCCGCCTCCGCCAGGCATTCGTTCGACCCCGACCGGGATCTGGACTGGGACGCCCCGCTCACGGCGGACGGCTGGTACTGGCCGCCCGAGCTGGTGTCGCTCTACGACACCCCGCTGTGGCGGCGCATGTCCGGGGAGCAGCGGCGCGAACTCTCCCGGCACGAGGTGGCGTCGCTCTGTTCGCTCGGGATCTGGTTCGAGATCATCCTCACCCAGCTGCTCGCACGCCATATCTACGACAAGCCGTTGACCAGCCATCACGTCCGGTACGCCCTGACGGAGATCGCCGACGAGGCACGGCATTCGATGATGTTCGCCCGGCTCATCGGGAAGCTGGGCACCCCCGACTATCCGGTACCGCGCCGCTACCACCATCTCGCCCGCTTCCTGAAGACCGTCTCGACGCCCTCCGGGACCTTCGCTGCCACGCTCATCGGCGAGGAGATCCTCGACTGGATGCAGCGGCTGACCTTCCCCGACGAGCGGGTGCAGCCGCTGGTCCGGGGCGTCACCCGGATCCATGTCGTCGAGGAGGCCCGGCATGTCCGGTACGCCCGTGAGGAGCTGCGGCGGCGGATGGTGAGCGCGCCGCGCTGGGAGCGCGGGCTGAGCCGGATCAGCGCCGGGGAGACCGCCTTCGTCTTCTCCGTCTGCTTCATCAGCCCGGCGGCGTACGCGAACGCCGGGCTCGACCCGCACGAGGCGGTCGCCCAGGTCAGGGCGAGCGGGCACCGCCGCGAGGTGATGCAGTCGGGCGCCCGGCGGCTGACGGACTTCTTCGACGACATCGGGCTGCTGCACGGCCCCGGGCGCAGGCTCTGGAGGGCATCGGGCCTGCTGGCATGA
- a CDS encoding DUF3291 domain-containing protein, with product MTSHELAQVNIARLKFPLDSPELKYFVDNLAPVNAAAEASDGFVWRLKDEPTDANAAGDGDATGIRIFDDEWLIVNMSVWQGVDGLKDFMYRGTHRELLARRHEWFERVAEAMATLWWVPSGHRPTVAEAEERLTRLRTEGPTPEAFTLSRLFPAPGA from the coding sequence ATGACGTCGCACGAACTCGCCCAGGTGAACATAGCCCGCCTCAAATTCCCCCTCGACTCCCCCGAGCTGAAGTACTTCGTCGACAACCTCGCCCCGGTGAACGCGGCGGCCGAGGCGTCGGACGGATTCGTCTGGCGGTTGAAAGACGAACCCACCGACGCCAACGCCGCCGGGGACGGCGACGCCACCGGCATCCGGATCTTCGACGACGAGTGGCTGATCGTGAACATGTCCGTCTGGCAGGGTGTCGACGGGCTGAAGGACTTCATGTACCGCGGTACCCACCGCGAGCTGCTGGCCCGCCGCCACGAGTGGTTCGAGCGGGTCGCCGAGGCGATGGCGACGCTGTGGTGGGTCCCGTCGGGCCACCGCCCCACGGTCGCCGAGGCGGAGGAGCGCCTGACCCGGCTCCGCACGGAGGGCCCGACGCCGGAGGCGTTCACGCTGAGCCGACTGTTCCCGGCGCCGGGGGCCTGA
- a CDS encoding penicillin-binding transpeptidase domain-containing protein, with product MTRTIRRAAALCLVLLASLLVNAARVQIVESPALDGNPANRRGPIARYAEPRGEILAGGRTVTGSRDTREQLRYERTYTHGPMYAPVTGYASQTYGTSLVEHAEDAALSGTEPLLSVFPLWNDLSRSRRAGGRVHTTIEPAAQEAAFRGLAGRRGAVAALEPSTGRVLALVSSPSYNPGVLSGTGPATRRAWAELNGSDAEPMLNRAIRQTYPPGSAFKIVTAAAVLDAGLVRDVDAPTDTPDPYVLPGTRTRLPDAAEGCGGASLAYAIQWSCNSVLAELGSEAGLPAVLGTAENFGFNDRSLRIPSPVAPSAFDRRMSVDQLALSSIGQFNTTATPLQMAMVSAAVANGGTLKRPYLVDRVTTSGGRPVRRYHQRVYRRAMNPVTAQKLQRLMVRVVEDGTGRNAAIRGARVGGKTGTAQHGPDNTGTPYAWFIAWAQADDAVQPGVAVAVVVEDAEAVRGRISGNGSAAPIARAVMEAVLRD from the coding sequence GCGGAGCCCCGCGGCGAGATCCTCGCCGGGGGGCGGACGGTCACCGGATCCCGCGACACCCGCGAGCAGCTCCGCTACGAGCGCACGTACACCCACGGGCCGATGTACGCCCCGGTGACCGGCTACGCGTCCCAGACGTACGGCACCTCCCTGGTCGAACACGCCGAGGACGCTGCGCTGTCGGGCACGGAACCGCTGCTCTCCGTCTTCCCGCTCTGGAACGACCTGAGCCGGTCCCGCCGCGCCGGCGGCCGGGTGCACACCACGATCGAACCGGCGGCGCAGGAGGCGGCGTTCCGGGGCCTGGCGGGCCGGCGCGGCGCGGTCGCGGCACTCGAACCGTCGACCGGCCGGGTGCTGGCGCTGGTCAGCAGCCCTTCGTACAATCCGGGGGTGCTGTCGGGCACCGGCCCGGCGACCCGCAGGGCCTGGGCCGAGCTGAACGGATCGGACGCCGAGCCGATGCTGAACCGCGCGATCCGGCAGACGTATCCGCCCGGCTCCGCCTTCAAGATCGTCACTGCGGCTGCGGTGCTGGACGCGGGGCTGGTACGGGATGTGGACGCGCCCACCGACACCCCCGACCCGTACGTCCTGCCGGGCACCAGGACCCGGCTCCCGGACGCCGCGGAGGGCTGCGGCGGCGCGTCGCTGGCCTATGCGATCCAGTGGTCGTGCAATTCGGTGCTGGCGGAGCTGGGGTCGGAGGCGGGGCTCCCCGCGGTGCTCGGGACGGCCGAGAACTTCGGCTTCAACGACCGGTCGCTGCGGATCCCGTCCCCGGTGGCGCCCTCCGCCTTCGACCGGCGGATGTCGGTGGACCAGCTCGCGCTCTCGTCGATCGGCCAGTTCAACACCACCGCGACCCCGCTCCAGATGGCGATGGTGTCGGCGGCGGTCGCCAACGGCGGCACGCTGAAGCGGCCCTATCTGGTGGACCGGGTCACCACCTCCGGGGGGCGTCCGGTCCGCCGCTACCACCAGCGCGTGTACCGGCGGGCGATGAACCCGGTGACCGCGCAGAAGCTGCAGCGGCTGATGGTCCGGGTGGTGGAGGACGGCACCGGCCGGAACGCGGCGATCCGCGGCGCCCGCGTCGGCGGCAAAACGGGCACGGCCCAGCACGGCCCGGACAACACCGGCACCCCGTACGCCTGGTTCATCGCCTGGGCCCAGGCGGACGACGCGGTCCAGCCGGGAGTGGCGGTCGCGGTGGTCGTGGAGGACGCGGAGGCCGTGCGCGGCCGGATCAGCGGCAACGGCAGCGCGGCGCCGATCGCCCGGGCGGTGATGGAGGCGGTGCTGCGGGACTGA